A region from the Leptospirillum ferriphilum genome encodes:
- a CDS encoding cytochrome b N-terminal domain-containing protein — protein sequence MNRAYVVFSNVFLHVHPVKVRRSALRMRYTFCLGGITLFLFIMLAVTGIWLMFYYTPYTGLAYNNIQDLQFVIFGGNLMRDLHRFAAHGMVLFVWLHMTRVFLTGAYKAPREFNWVVGVLLLVMTLILSWTGYLLPWDQLAYWAVTVGTKMASYTPFIGQNGPWGAQLGFLPTNDIMFMLIGGTVVGQNALIRFYVLHCVVLPLFVTIALAVHFWRIRKDGFSGPL from the coding sequence ATGAACCGGGCCTATGTAGTCTTCAGTAACGTATTTCTGCATGTTCACCCGGTCAAGGTGCGACGGAGTGCATTGCGGATGCGCTACACGTTCTGTCTCGGTGGAATTACGCTCTTCCTGTTTATCATGCTGGCAGTGACCGGAATCTGGCTCATGTTCTATTACACTCCCTATACAGGTCTTGCCTACAACAATATTCAGGATCTGCAGTTCGTGATCTTCGGCGGTAACCTCATGCGGGACCTTCACCGGTTTGCTGCACATGGAATGGTTCTTTTTGTGTGGTTGCACATGACGAGAGTTTTCCTCACCGGTGCTTACAAGGCTCCTCGCGAATTCAACTGGGTGGTCGGGGTCCTGCTGCTGGTGATGACGCTCATTCTGAGCTGGACGGGTTATCTTCTTCCCTGGGATCAGTTGGCCTATTGGGCAGTGACCGTCGGTACAAAAATGGCCTCCTACACGCCCTTTATCGGACAGAATGGTCCCTGGGGAGCACAGTTGGGATTTCTTCCAACAAACGACATTATGTTTATGCTTATCGGTGGTACTGTCGTTGGTCAAAATGCGCTCATCCGTTTTTATGTTCTTCACTGCGTCGTTCTCCCGCTTTTTGTGAC
- a CDS encoding FAD-dependent oxidoreductase, giving the protein MKGKYKLHIPEYQYYADQVACRKGCPVGTDAGGYVQAIRSGLYEKAYAIARGPNPFASVCGWVCNAPCEASCTRGNIDSPVTIRALKRFVTEKFGVEAVMDPASTLRYSTAPGVPYGRATGEKVAVIGGGPAGLTAAHDLARLGYRITMFEANKRLGGLFYLVPEYRLPRPLIQAEVDAIASMGFDIRLGTKVGKDVSFKEIQEEFKSVVVAVGAWGSRPVPFEGKELEHVYSALPFLQSVYLDHSPVPVGRRVAVVGAGNVAMDVCRTAVRLPGVEKVSVIALEDWNEMPADDMEIEDAVAEGVEFLVRKGTRRVVGEGKVQGLEVVRVLSVFDDQGRFSPTYDETEKSVIPFDSVVFAIGQTIDSSFIPSEHDSVVGRNGVIRANIHSMETGIPGVFAAGDVVTGPRIFIDAIAGGQKAAASVHRYLTGKSEEVKVYAVSTPVDHRGNPTPIWPVDFNVDGYYGISRANPSLLTPEFRKTNFELAELSFSEEEAREQASRCLTCHVNPIFEGEKCIMCGGCVDVCPEYALKMIPLSDVDLDQESTAKVVESFLGVELSKREEVGVDQNLDHSTAMIWEGSRCIRCGLCAKRCPTGAISMEFLEIKQEVALP; this is encoded by the coding sequence ATGAAGGGGAAATATAAGCTTCACATACCAGAATATCAATATTACGCCGATCAGGTTGCCTGTCGGAAAGGCTGTCCCGTTGGAACAGATGCGGGCGGGTATGTTCAGGCAATCCGAAGCGGTCTCTATGAAAAAGCCTATGCCATTGCCCGGGGCCCAAATCCTTTTGCTTCTGTTTGCGGATGGGTATGTAATGCGCCCTGCGAAGCATCCTGTACTCGCGGAAATATTGATTCTCCCGTCACGATTCGAGCTCTCAAGAGATTTGTTACCGAAAAATTCGGTGTTGAAGCCGTCATGGATCCTGCGTCAACCCTCAGGTACTCGACTGCGCCAGGAGTTCCCTATGGGCGGGCAACAGGGGAAAAAGTTGCTGTTATCGGTGGCGGTCCTGCAGGGCTGACGGCTGCGCATGACCTTGCTCGTCTCGGGTATCGCATTACCATGTTCGAGGCAAATAAGCGTCTTGGAGGCCTGTTTTACCTTGTTCCGGAATACCGTTTGCCCCGGCCGTTGATTCAGGCTGAGGTAGACGCCATCGCAAGTATGGGATTTGATATTCGTCTGGGGACGAAAGTCGGGAAAGACGTTTCTTTCAAGGAGATCCAGGAAGAGTTCAAGTCTGTTGTCGTTGCTGTGGGCGCATGGGGCAGTCGACCGGTTCCTTTCGAAGGAAAGGAGCTTGAGCACGTGTATTCGGCCCTTCCATTCCTACAGTCTGTTTATCTGGATCATTCTCCTGTTCCGGTCGGTCGCCGTGTGGCTGTTGTCGGTGCCGGAAATGTTGCGATGGATGTTTGTCGGACAGCCGTTCGGCTTCCAGGGGTCGAAAAAGTAAGCGTTATTGCCTTGGAAGACTGGAATGAAATGCCGGCTGATGACATGGAAATCGAGGACGCGGTAGCCGAGGGAGTCGAGTTTCTGGTCAGAAAGGGGACCAGAAGAGTGGTTGGTGAAGGAAAAGTGCAGGGATTGGAAGTCGTCAGGGTTCTTTCCGTATTCGATGATCAGGGACGTTTTTCTCCGACATATGATGAAACGGAAAAGAGTGTCATTCCTTTTGATTCAGTTGTGTTTGCCATTGGTCAAACGATTGACTCCTCCTTCATTCCTTCGGAGCATGATTCGGTAGTCGGCAGAAACGGGGTGATTCGGGCCAATATCCACTCGATGGAAACAGGGATTCCTGGAGTGTTTGCCGCAGGTGATGTTGTGACGGGGCCAAGAATCTTTATTGATGCGATCGCGGGGGGGCAGAAGGCAGCAGCATCTGTGCATCGCTATCTGACAGGGAAATCAGAAGAGGTGAAGGTCTACGCTGTTTCCACTCCTGTCGATCATCGGGGGAACCCGACTCCAATCTGGCCGGTTGATTTCAATGTGGATGGATATTATGGAATTTCCAGGGCCAATCCGTCACTTTTGACACCGGAATTCCGAAAAACGAATTTTGAGCTTGCAGAACTGTCCTTTAGTGAAGAAGAAGCAAGGGAGCAAGCGTCCCGTTGCCTGACCTGCCATGTCAATCCTATCTTTGAGGGTGAAAAGTGCATCATGTGCGGGGGATGCGTAGACGTTTGCCCGGAATATGCACTGAAGATGATTCCCCTGTCCGATGTGGATCTGGACCAGGAGTCCACGGCCAAGGTTGTGGAAAGCTTCCTTGGGGTAGAGCTGTCGAAAAGGGAAGAAGTCGGGGTTGATCAGAATCTTGATCATTCGACAGCGATGATTTGGGAAGGGTCGCGGTGTATCCGGTGTGGGCTTTGTGCCAAGAGATGCCCAACCGGGGCAATCTCGATGGAGTTTTTGGAAATCAAGCAGGAGGTCGCCTTGCCATGA
- a CDS encoding ubiquinol-cytochrome c reductase iron-sulfur subunit, which produces MSTAMSGTGNQDSLKDAASPSDLGRRKFMLAAGWGVVGVTLAGSTYAPYKFMFPPILYEPPTVFKIGHVTEYGLGVDERWKLKGRFWVVRNMRGIYNMISICRHLGCTPNWFPDQKRFRCPCHGSIYDVHGNVRGGPAPRTLWRGQITKDPVDGALVVNTVVRLDPNPAQTPQGLWVKEKVKEVKPFWIEHSPPPGASCSSNRLLC; this is translated from the coding sequence ATGAGTACAGCTATGAGCGGAACGGGAAATCAGGATTCCCTGAAAGATGCGGCCAGCCCATCTGATTTGGGTCGAAGAAAATTTATGCTGGCTGCCGGTTGGGGTGTTGTCGGCGTTACCCTGGCAGGTTCGACCTATGCACCATACAAGTTTATGTTTCCTCCAATTCTTTATGAGCCGCCAACCGTATTCAAGATTGGCCATGTCACGGAATATGGTCTGGGTGTTGATGAACGATGGAAACTGAAAGGGCGTTTCTGGGTCGTCCGCAACATGCGCGGAATCTATAACATGATTTCTATCTGTCGCCATTTGGGATGTACACCCAACTGGTTTCCGGATCAAAAAAGATTTCGCTGCCCATGTCATGGATCGATTTACGACGTTCACGGGAACGTGCGCGGCGGTCCGGCTCCCAGAACACTTTGGAGAGGCCAGATCACAAAGGATCCAGTGGACGGAGCTCTCGTTGTCAACACTGTCGTTCGGCTGGACCCGAATCCGGCACAGACCCCGCAGGGTTTGTGGGTCAAGGAAAAAGTGAAGGAAGTGAAACCTTTCTGGATTGAGCATTCCCCCCCGCCAGGGGCTTCCTGTTCGTCCAATCGACTGCTTTGCTAA